A window from Theropithecus gelada isolate Dixy chromosome 1, Tgel_1.0, whole genome shotgun sequence encodes these proteins:
- the F3 gene encoding tissue factor isoform X1 yields the protein METPAWPRVPCPETAVARTLLLGWVFAQVAGASGTTNTVAAYNLTWKSTNFKTILEWEPKPINQVYTVQISTKSGDWKSKCFYTADTECDLTDEIVKDVKQTYLARVFSYPAGHVESTGSTEEPLYENSPEFTPYLETNLGQPTIQSFEQVGTKVNVTVQDEWTLVRRNDTFLSLRDVFGKDLIYTLYYWKSSSSGKKTAKTNTNEFLIDVDKGENYCFSVQAVIPSRRTANRKSTDSPVECMGHEKGESREIFYIIGAVVFVVIILVIILAISLHKCKKARVGRSWKENSPLNVA from the exons ATGGAGACCCCTGCCTGGCCCCGGGTCCCGTGCCCCGAGACCGCAGTCGCTCGGACGCTCCTGCTCGGCTGGGTCTTCGCCCAGGTGGCCGGCGCTTCAG GCACTACAAATACTGTGGCAGCATATAATTTAACTTGGAAATCAACTAATTTCAAGACAATTTTGGAGTGGGAACCCAAACCCATCAATCAAGTCTACACTGTTCAAATAAG tacTAAGTCAGGGGATTGGAAAAGCAAATGCTTTTACACAGCAGACACAGAGTGTGACCTCACTGACGAGATTGTGAAGGATGTGAAGCAGACGTACTTGGCACGGGTCTTCTCCTACCCGGCAGGGCATGTGGAGAGCACAGGTTCTACGGAGGAGCCTCTATATGAGAACTCCCCAGAGTTCACACCTTACCTGGAGA CAAACCTCGGACAGCCGACAATTCAGAGTTTTGAACAAGTGGGAACAAAAGTGAATGTGACAGTACAAGATGAATGGACTTTAGTTAGAAGGAACGACACTTTCCTAAGCCTCCGGGATGTTTTTGGCAAGGACTTAATTTATACACTCTATTATTGGAAATCTTCAAGTTCGGGAAAG AAAACAGCCAAAACAAACACTAATGAGTTTTTGATTGATGTGGATAAAGGAGAAAACTACTGTTTCAGTGTTCAAGCAGTGATTCCCTCCCGAAGAACAGCTAACCGGAAGAGTACAGACAGCCCCGTCGAGTGTATGGGCCATGAGAAAGGGGAATCCAGAG aaatattctatatcaTTGGAGCTGTGGTATTTGTGGTCATCATCCTTGTCATCATCCTGGCTATATCTCTACACAAGTGTAAAAAGGCAAGAGTGGGGCGGAGCTGGAAGGAGAACTCCCCACTGAATGTTGCATAA
- the F3 gene encoding tissue factor isoform X2, whose translation METPAWPRVPCPETAVARTLLLGWVFAQVAGASGTTNTVAAYNLTWKSTNFKTILEWEPKPINQVYTVQISTKSGDWKSKCFYTADTECDLTDEIVKDVKQTYLARVFSYPAGHVESTGSTEEPLYENSPEFTPYLETNLGQPTIQSFEQVGTKVNVTVQDEWTLVRRNDTFLSLRDVFGKDLIYTLYYWKSSSSGKKYSISLELWYLWSSSLSSSWLYLYTSVKRQEWGGAGRRTPH comes from the exons ATGGAGACCCCTGCCTGGCCCCGGGTCCCGTGCCCCGAGACCGCAGTCGCTCGGACGCTCCTGCTCGGCTGGGTCTTCGCCCAGGTGGCCGGCGCTTCAG GCACTACAAATACTGTGGCAGCATATAATTTAACTTGGAAATCAACTAATTTCAAGACAATTTTGGAGTGGGAACCCAAACCCATCAATCAAGTCTACACTGTTCAAATAAG tacTAAGTCAGGGGATTGGAAAAGCAAATGCTTTTACACAGCAGACACAGAGTGTGACCTCACTGACGAGATTGTGAAGGATGTGAAGCAGACGTACTTGGCACGGGTCTTCTCCTACCCGGCAGGGCATGTGGAGAGCACAGGTTCTACGGAGGAGCCTCTATATGAGAACTCCCCAGAGTTCACACCTTACCTGGAGA CAAACCTCGGACAGCCGACAATTCAGAGTTTTGAACAAGTGGGAACAAAAGTGAATGTGACAGTACAAGATGAATGGACTTTAGTTAGAAGGAACGACACTTTCCTAAGCCTCCGGGATGTTTTTGGCAAGGACTTAATTTATACACTCTATTATTGGAAATCTTCAAGTTCGGGAAAG aaatattctatatcaTTGGAGCTGTGGTATTTGTGGTCATCATCCTTGTCATCATCCTGGCTATATCTCTACACAAGTGTAAAAAGGCAAGAGTGGGGCGGAGCTGGAAGGAGAACTCCCCACTGA